The Achromobacter deleyi genome has a window encoding:
- a CDS encoding efflux RND transporter permease subunit: MRISETCIKRPVFASVLSLIIVLIGLISYSRLTVREYPKIDEPIVSVDTTYKGASPEVIESQVTKPLEDQLAGIEGVDVMTSRSRSERSLINIKFNLSRNPDAAAAEVRDKVSRARRFLPDEIDEPIIGKVEADSQPIIYIAVESGSYSAIQTSDYINRYIKTRLSVLPGAAEVRVFGERLPSMRIYVDRDKLAAYGLTVQDVEAALRSQNVEIPAGRIESRAREFSVVSSTDLQTPAQFEDVIVANVKGYPVRLRDVSKVEIGAASDRVLSRFNGKPAINIGVTRQSTANPLELSKAARQEVERLNETLPAGMKLNIAYDSSVFIERSISSVFHTIGEAIVLVVLVIFFFLRNLRASIIPIVTIPVSLVGACALMYFFGFSINTLTLLAMVLAIGLVVDDAIVVLENIYRHIEDGMPPKEAALRGSKEIGFAVVAMTMTLVTVYAPLAFATGRTGRLFIEFALALAGAVLVSGFVALTLTPMMCSVLLRHQSSHSRWYNLIEGWLNGMSNGYRRLLGASLRRRWLVVVIGLAVAASSGVLFKVVKSELAPIEDRGVVFGIVSSPEGATLNYTLDSMLGIEKFYADISEASGSQVTVGFPTVTDGTAILRLKPWEERERKQQAITQQLQPQFASLPGVRAFPTNPPSLGQSARSKPVEFIIMSQASYGELSRLTEIFLAELRKYPGLMNLDTDLRLNTPELRVRVDRDKMADVGANVDTVGRTLESMLGGRQVTRYKDEGEQYDVIVQVTPRDRANPTDISGIYVRARDGSMVQLDNLLGVHEGVSPQSLNHFNRLRAVKIDAAVAPGYALGEVLTHMHQVAREVLPNTIVTDLDGQSREFRDSSGSIYLVFGMALAFIYLVLAAQFESWRNPFIIMLSVPLSMTGALLALWLTGGTLSIYSQIGLITLVGLITKHGILIVEFTNQLRDEGKELFEAVTEASVLRLRPILMTTGAMVLGTVPLALSTGAGAESRQQIGWVLVGGLLLGTLLTLFVVPVAYTLIATARKKPGKSGSEAHHPQTPPASQPQASE, from the coding sequence ATGCGTATCTCGGAAACCTGCATCAAGCGGCCGGTGTTTGCGTCGGTCCTGTCGCTGATCATCGTGCTGATCGGCCTGATTTCGTACTCGCGCCTGACGGTGCGCGAGTATCCCAAGATCGACGAGCCCATCGTGTCGGTGGACACTACCTACAAGGGCGCCTCGCCCGAGGTGATCGAATCCCAGGTGACCAAGCCGCTGGAAGACCAGCTGGCGGGCATCGAGGGCGTCGACGTGATGACGTCGCGCAGCCGCTCCGAACGCAGCCTGATCAACATCAAGTTCAACCTGTCGCGCAATCCGGACGCCGCGGCAGCCGAAGTCCGCGACAAGGTGTCGCGTGCCCGGCGCTTCCTGCCCGACGAAATCGACGAACCCATCATCGGCAAGGTCGAGGCGGATTCCCAGCCCATCATCTATATCGCCGTGGAGTCGGGTTCATATTCCGCGATCCAGACTTCCGACTACATCAACCGCTACATCAAGACCCGCTTGTCGGTGCTGCCGGGGGCGGCGGAGGTGCGCGTCTTCGGCGAGCGCCTGCCGTCCATGCGGATCTACGTGGACCGCGACAAGCTGGCCGCCTACGGCCTGACGGTGCAGGACGTGGAGGCGGCGCTGCGCAGCCAGAACGTGGAAATCCCCGCGGGGCGCATCGAGTCGCGCGCCCGCGAATTCTCGGTCGTGTCGTCCACCGACCTGCAAACCCCCGCGCAGTTCGAGGACGTGATCGTCGCCAACGTGAAAGGCTATCCGGTCAGGCTGCGCGATGTCTCCAAGGTCGAGATCGGGGCCGCCAGCGACCGGGTGCTGTCGCGCTTTAACGGCAAGCCCGCCATCAACATCGGGGTGACCCGGCAGTCCACGGCCAACCCGCTGGAGCTGTCCAAGGCGGCGCGCCAGGAAGTCGAGCGGCTCAACGAAACCCTGCCGGCGGGCATGAAGCTGAACATCGCGTACGACTCGTCGGTGTTCATCGAAAGGTCCATCAGTTCCGTGTTCCACACCATCGGCGAAGCCATCGTCCTGGTGGTGCTGGTGATCTTCTTCTTCCTGCGCAACCTGCGCGCCAGCATCATCCCCATCGTCACCATCCCGGTGTCGCTGGTGGGCGCCTGCGCGCTGATGTATTTCTTCGGCTTTTCCATCAACACGCTGACGCTGCTGGCCATGGTGCTGGCCATCGGGCTGGTGGTGGACGACGCCATCGTGGTGCTGGAGAACATCTACCGGCACATCGAAGACGGAATGCCTCCCAAGGAGGCGGCGCTGCGCGGCTCGAAGGAAATCGGCTTTGCCGTGGTCGCGATGACCATGACGCTGGTCACCGTGTACGCGCCGCTGGCTTTCGCCACGGGCCGCACGGGGCGGCTGTTCATCGAATTCGCACTGGCGCTCGCGGGCGCTGTGCTGGTGTCGGGCTTCGTGGCGCTGACGCTCACGCCCATGATGTGTTCCGTGCTGCTGCGGCACCAGAGCAGCCACAGCCGCTGGTACAACCTGATCGAAGGCTGGCTCAACGGCATGAGCAACGGCTACCGGCGCCTGCTGGGGGCGTCCTTGCGGCGCCGCTGGCTGGTGGTGGTCATCGGCCTGGCGGTCGCGGCCAGCAGCGGCGTGCTGTTCAAGGTGGTCAAGAGCGAGCTGGCGCCGATCGAGGACCGGGGCGTGGTCTTCGGCATCGTCAGTTCACCGGAAGGCGCCACCCTGAACTACACGCTGGACAGCATGCTGGGCATCGAGAAATTCTATGCCGACATCTCCGAAGCCAGCGGCAGCCAGGTGACGGTGGGCTTTCCCACGGTCACGGATGGCACCGCCATCCTGCGCCTCAAGCCCTGGGAAGAGCGCGAACGCAAGCAGCAAGCCATCACCCAGCAATTGCAGCCGCAGTTCGCGTCGCTGCCGGGCGTGCGCGCCTTCCCGACCAATCCGCCGTCCCTGGGCCAGTCCGCCCGTTCCAAGCCGGTGGAATTCATCATCATGAGCCAGGCCTCGTACGGAGAGCTGTCGCGCCTGACCGAGATCTTCCTGGCCGAGCTGCGCAAGTATCCCGGCCTCATGAACCTGGACACCGACCTGCGCCTGAACACGCCCGAACTGCGGGTGCGCGTGGACCGCGACAAGATGGCCGACGTGGGCGCCAACGTGGATACCGTGGGCCGCACGCTGGAGTCCATGCTGGGCGGCCGCCAGGTCACCCGCTACAAGGACGAGGGCGAACAGTACGACGTGATCGTGCAGGTGACGCCGCGCGACCGCGCCAATCCCACCGATATCTCCGGCATTTACGTGCGGGCGCGCGACGGCAGCATGGTCCAGCTGGACAATCTGCTGGGCGTGCACGAAGGCGTTTCGCCGCAATCGCTGAACCACTTCAACCGCCTGCGGGCGGTCAAGATCGACGCCGCCGTGGCGCCGGGCTATGCGCTGGGCGAAGTGCTGACGCACATGCACCAGGTGGCGCGCGAGGTCCTGCCCAACACGATCGTGACGGACCTGGACGGCCAGTCCCGCGAATTCCGGGATTCGTCGGGCAGCATCTATCTGGTCTTCGGCATGGCGCTGGCCTTCATCTACCTCGTGCTGGCCGCGCAGTTCGAAAGCTGGCGCAACCCCTTCATCATCATGCTGTCGGTGCCGCTGTCCATGACGGGCGCGCTGCTGGCCCTGTGGCTGACGGGCGGAACGCTGTCCATCTACAGCCAGATCGGGCTGATCACGCTGGTGGGGCTGATCACCAAACACGGCATCCTGATCGTGGAATTCACGAACCAGCTGCGCGACGAAGGCAAGGAACTGTTCGAGGCCGTGACCGAGGCCAGCGTGCTGCGCCTGCGTCCCATCCTGATGACGACCGGCGCCATGGTGCTGGGCACCGTGCCGCTGGCCTTGTCTACCGGCGCGGGGGCGGAATCGCGCCAGCAGATCGGCTGGGTTCTGGTCGGCGGGCTGTTGCTGGGTACACTACTGACCTTGTTCGTCGTGCCGGTGGCCTACACGCTGATTGCCACCGCACGCAAGAAACCCGGCAAGTCCGGCAGCGAAGCGCATCACCCGCAGACGCCGCCGGCCTCGCAGCCCCAAGCGTCGGAATAG
- a CDS encoding efflux RND transporter periplasmic adaptor subunit → MKKAVLLAAVAAGLAAGAALGVFVPRWLAPGATPNQTSDKPLVTPAAAARVAVAAVQEIPFARGLSAVGSLRSDESVVLRPEVAGRIQSIEFKEGQPVKQGQTLIRLDDSVPRAELAQARANLTLAQSHYRRAVELQGKGFVSQQARDESASTLKVQEAAVALAQARLDKMTITAPFGGIAGLRSVSVGDYVNQGQDLAPLEAIDPLKVDFRVPEMYLSKVGVGQQLTLRLDALPGQERRGLVYAVSPLVDAGGRSILLRATVANQDAVLRPGMFARVQLLFNQDKALVAPEAALSPSGETQYVYRVTNGVAQRREVTIGERREGRVEILTGVAAGDMLVVAGLQRVTDGAAVTIVGNGQ, encoded by the coding sequence ATGAAAAAAGCAGTACTGCTGGCCGCCGTAGCGGCAGGGTTGGCCGCGGGGGCCGCGCTCGGCGTTTTTGTGCCGCGCTGGCTGGCTCCCGGGGCAACGCCCAACCAGACCTCCGACAAACCCCTCGTGACTCCCGCCGCCGCGGCACGGGTCGCGGTGGCCGCCGTCCAGGAAATTCCGTTCGCACGCGGCCTGTCTGCCGTGGGCAGCCTGCGCTCCGACGAATCCGTCGTGCTCCGGCCGGAGGTGGCGGGCCGGATCCAGTCCATCGAATTCAAGGAAGGCCAGCCGGTCAAGCAGGGCCAGACGCTGATCCGCCTGGACGACTCCGTGCCGCGCGCGGAGCTGGCGCAGGCCCGCGCCAATCTCACGCTTGCGCAAAGCCACTACCGCCGCGCCGTGGAGCTGCAGGGCAAGGGCTTCGTCAGCCAGCAGGCCCGCGACGAATCCGCCAGCACGCTGAAGGTCCAGGAAGCCGCCGTGGCGCTGGCGCAGGCGCGGCTGGACAAGATGACCATCACCGCCCCGTTTGGCGGCATCGCCGGGCTGCGCAGCGTGTCGGTGGGGGATTACGTAAACCAGGGGCAGGACCTGGCGCCGCTGGAGGCGATCGATCCCCTCAAGGTGGATTTCCGGGTGCCGGAAATGTACCTGAGCAAGGTGGGCGTGGGCCAGCAGCTGACGCTGCGGCTGGACGCGCTGCCGGGCCAGGAGCGCCGGGGGCTGGTCTATGCCGTGAGTCCGCTGGTCGACGCCGGCGGCCGGTCCATCCTGCTGCGCGCCACCGTCGCCAATCAGGACGCCGTGCTGCGGCCCGGCATGTTCGCCCGGGTGCAGTTGCTGTTCAATCAGGACAAGGCGCTGGTCGCACCCGAGGCCGCGCTATCGCCGTCGGGCGAAACGCAGTACGTTTATCGGGTCACCAACGGCGTCGCGCAACGGCGCGAGGTGACGATAGGCGAGCGCCGCGAGGGCCGCGTCGAGATCCTCACCGGGGTGGCGGCGGGCGACATGCTGGTGGTCGCGGGCCTGCAGCGCGTGACGGACGGCGCGGCCGTGACCATCGTGGGCAACGGCCAGTGA
- the rnhA gene encoding ribonuclease HI: MQDNKPNDQKVEMWTDGACKGNPGPGGWGVLMRAGGHEKTLHGGELQTTNNRMELLAVIEGLRALKRPCTVTIHTDSQYVMKGMTEWLANWKRRGWMTADKKPVKNVELWQALDEQVQRHQVSWRWVRGHAGDPGNERADQLANMGVEVGRRA; this comes from the coding sequence ATGCAGGACAACAAACCGAACGACCAGAAAGTGGAAATGTGGACCGACGGCGCCTGCAAGGGCAATCCGGGTCCGGGCGGCTGGGGCGTGCTGATGCGCGCCGGCGGCCACGAGAAAACGCTGCATGGCGGCGAACTCCAGACCACCAACAACCGGATGGAACTGCTGGCCGTCATCGAAGGCCTGCGCGCATTGAAACGCCCGTGCACCGTCACCATCCACACGGACTCCCAGTACGTCATGAAGGGCATGACCGAGTGGCTGGCCAACTGGAAGCGTCGCGGCTGGATGACCGCCGACAAGAAGCCGGTCAAGAATGTGGAGCTCTGGCAGGCGCTGGACGAGCAGGTGCAGCGCCATCAGGTGTCGTGGCGCTGGGTCCGCGGGCACGCGGGCGACCCGGGCAACGAACGGGCCGACCAGCTCGCCAATATGGGCGTGGAAGTCGGCCGCCGGGCCTGA
- a CDS encoding class I SAM-dependent methyltransferase, which produces MAEDTPPIVELAEWFQTPPGQYVLAWERAQFDAAVADVFGYYAWQVGLADMNLLGANRMPFKGYVGTETPTPESTAGWQSRVVIAQPEALPFESQSVDLLILPHAFECTPEPHNVLREVERVLVPEGRVVISGFNPWSMWGARTRMPGMEPWLPQPPSSQVSLARLKDWFKLLSLEVDESQFGCYAPACRSEKWLQRWSFLESAGARWWSLGGAVYMVSAVKRVAGMRIIGPAWKTKPKRARAASVVVNRQADDRY; this is translated from the coding sequence GTGGCAGAAGATACTCCGCCGATTGTAGAACTGGCCGAATGGTTCCAGACGCCACCGGGCCAGTACGTCCTGGCCTGGGAACGGGCCCAGTTCGACGCGGCTGTCGCGGATGTCTTTGGATATTACGCCTGGCAGGTCGGCCTGGCCGACATGAATCTGCTCGGGGCCAACCGTATGCCCTTCAAGGGCTATGTGGGCACCGAGACCCCCACGCCGGAAAGCACGGCCGGCTGGCAGTCCCGGGTGGTCATCGCCCAGCCGGAAGCCCTGCCGTTCGAGTCCCAGAGCGTGGACCTGCTGATCCTGCCGCATGCCTTTGAATGCACTCCCGAGCCCCATAACGTGCTGCGCGAGGTCGAGCGCGTGCTGGTGCCGGAGGGGCGGGTCGTGATCTCCGGGTTCAATCCCTGGAGCATGTGGGGGGCCCGCACGCGGATGCCCGGCATGGAGCCCTGGCTGCCCCAGCCGCCGTCGTCCCAGGTATCGCTGGCGCGGCTGAAGGACTGGTTCAAGCTGCTGTCGCTGGAAGTCGACGAAAGCCAGTTCGGCTGCTACGCGCCCGCCTGCCGCAGCGAAAAATGGCTGCAGCGCTGGAGCTTCCTGGAGTCCGCCGGCGCCCGCTGGTGGAGCCTGGGCGGCGCGGTCTACATGGTGTCGGCCGTCAAGCGCGTGGCCGGCATGCGTATCATCGGCCCTGCCTGGAAGACCAAACCCAAGCGCGCGCGCGCCGCGTCCGTGGTGGTCAACCGCCAGGCGGACGACCGCTACTGA
- the gloB gene encoding hydroxyacylglutathione hydrolase, translating into MQALTAPAGGRERNAAVLPLPAFSDNYIWAIIHGDQAAVVDPGDAGPVLQFLEQQGLRLRAILLTHHHADHVGGVSELSRIGGITVYGPAHERLPRCDVPLTEGNRVTLPELDLDLAVLDVPGHTAGHIAYAGRAAGVEPVLFCGDTLFAGGCGRLFEGTPTQMLDSLEKFSVLPPDTKVFCAHEYTLANLRWALAVEPANRTLQQWYQRAQQLRAAGIPTLPSTIGQERATNPFLRTQQPDVARAAASWAGRGQDTPVEVFASLREWKNDFK; encoded by the coding sequence ATGCAAGCCTTGACCGCCCCCGCAGGCGGCCGCGAACGCAACGCCGCGGTCTTGCCTTTGCCCGCCTTCTCCGACAACTACATCTGGGCCATCATCCATGGCGACCAGGCGGCCGTCGTGGACCCCGGCGATGCCGGCCCGGTACTGCAATTCCTTGAGCAGCAAGGCTTGAGGCTGCGCGCCATTCTACTCACGCACCATCACGCCGACCATGTGGGCGGCGTTTCCGAATTGTCACGCATCGGGGGCATTACCGTATATGGTCCCGCGCATGAGCGCCTGCCGCGCTGCGACGTCCCGCTGACCGAAGGCAACCGGGTGACGCTGCCGGAACTGGACCTGGACCTTGCCGTGCTGGACGTGCCGGGTCACACCGCCGGGCATATCGCCTATGCCGGCCGGGCGGCCGGGGTGGAACCCGTATTGTTCTGTGGCGACACCTTGTTTGCCGGGGGCTGCGGCCGTCTTTTCGAAGGCACTCCCACGCAAATGCTTGATTCCTTGGAAAAATTTTCCGTTTTACCGCCAGATACAAAGGTTTTTTGCGCGCACGAGTACACTCTAGCGAACTTGCGCTGGGCATTGGCGGTAGAACCGGCCAACCGTACCCTGCAACAGTGGTACCAGCGGGCCCAGCAATTACGAGCAGCAGGAATCCCCACGCTTCCGTCGACCATCGGTCAGGAACGCGCGACCAATCCGTTTTTGCGCACGCAGCAACCCGATGTCGCCCGCGCCGCAGCAAGCTGGGCCGGCCGCGGCCAAGATACGCCGGTAGAGGTCTTTGCCTCCCTTCGTGAATGGAAGAACGATTTCAAGTGA
- a CDS encoding transglycosylase SLT domain-containing protein, translating into MNLSRLLLPLMLAVLAGCAGTKAPDSKNLTTNSQGRYIARDTSRTVDLTNPPADAWDRIRRGFAIPNLNTDLSQQWTDYYASHPEAVQRMAERAGKYLYFIVDEINRRGLPTELALLPFVESAYNPTALSRAQASGLWQFVPATGQHFNLKQDWWRDERRDPIASTNAALDYLEKLFEMQGDWYLALASYNWGEGSVQRAMAKNEAAGQGTDYLSLNMPDETRNYVPKLQAIKNIIADPQRYAVALPPVGNTPYFVTVQKNSDIDLEIAAKLAEMPLDEFKALNPSFNRPVIRGDHGPTLLLPADRVEIFNANLTNYKGDLSAWKIYHTRRGESYASIAKRFGVTEASLRQTNDIGSRQKSASGQSLLVPGEPGTGGVQIASLAPPVGALDSAPADNKAAAPRARAAQAPAARVASARPNVRNHKVRQGDTLFSLAKQYGTTVDALRALNNLKGSALKVGAQIRVPGTNARG; encoded by the coding sequence ATGAATCTATCCCGACTCCTTCTGCCGCTCATGCTGGCAGTCCTCGCCGGTTGCGCAGGAACCAAAGCCCCCGATAGCAAGAACCTCACCACCAATTCCCAAGGGCGCTATATCGCCCGGGATACGTCCAGAACGGTTGACCTGACCAACCCGCCCGCCGACGCCTGGGACCGCATCCGCCGCGGTTTCGCCATCCCCAACCTGAACACCGACCTCTCGCAGCAGTGGACCGACTACTACGCGTCCCACCCCGAGGCGGTGCAGCGCATGGCCGAACGCGCCGGCAAATACCTGTATTTCATCGTCGACGAAATCAATCGCCGCGGCCTGCCTACCGAACTGGCGCTGCTGCCCTTCGTGGAAAGCGCGTACAACCCGACGGCGCTGTCGCGCGCCCAGGCCTCGGGCCTGTGGCAGTTCGTGCCGGCCACCGGCCAGCACTTCAACCTGAAGCAGGACTGGTGGCGCGACGAGCGCCGCGACCCCATCGCCTCGACCAATGCGGCGCTGGACTACCTGGAAAAACTGTTTGAAATGCAGGGCGACTGGTACCTGGCGCTGGCCTCGTACAACTGGGGCGAAGGCTCGGTGCAGCGCGCCATGGCCAAGAACGAAGCGGCCGGCCAGGGCACGGACTACCTGTCCCTGAACATGCCGGATGAAACCCGCAACTACGTGCCCAAGCTGCAGGCCATCAAGAACATCATTGCCGATCCGCAGCGCTATGCGGTGGCGCTGCCCCCCGTGGGCAACACGCCCTACTTCGTGACGGTGCAGAAGAACAGCGACATCGACCTGGAAATCGCCGCCAAGCTGGCTGAAATGCCGCTGGACGAATTCAAGGCCCTGAACCCGTCGTTCAACCGCCCGGTCATCCGCGGCGACCACGGCCCCACCCTGCTGCTGCCGGCCGATCGCGTCGAGATCTTCAACGCGAACCTGACCAACTACAAGGGCGACCTGAGCGCCTGGAAGATCTACCATACGCGCCGCGGCGAGTCCTACGCGTCCATCGCCAAGCGTTTCGGCGTGACCGAAGCCTCGCTGCGCCAGACCAATGACATCGGCTCGCGCCAAAAGTCGGCCTCGGGCCAGTCCCTGCTGGTGCCCGGCGAACCCGGGACCGGCGGCGTCCAGATTGCGTCCCTGGCGCCCCCCGTGGGCGCGCTGGATTCCGCTCCGGCGGACAACAAGGCCGCCGCGCCGCGCGCCCGCGCCGCGCAGGCGCCCGCCGCCCGCGTCGCCAGCGCCCGCCCCAACGTCCGCAACCACAAGGTCCGCCAGGGCGACACCCTGTTCTCGCTGGCCAAGCAGTACGGCACCACGGTGGACGCGCTGCGCGCGCTCAACAACCTGAAGGGCAGCGCCCTGAAGGTGGGCGCGCAGATCCGCGTGCCGGGCACCAACGCCCGCGGCTGA
- the fabI gene encoding enoyl-ACP reductase FabI, translated as MGFLAGKRILVTGVLSNRSIAYGIARACHQQGAELAFTYVGDRFKDRVSEFAAEFGSKIVLPCDVAEDSQIEGAFTELAQHWDGLDGLVHSIGFAPREAIAGNFLDGLSREGFRIAHDISAYSFAAMAKAALPLMEGRNGSVLTLTYLGAERVVPNYNTMGLAKASLEASVRYLATALGPRGIRANGISAGPIKTLAASGIKDFSAILKFVESQSPLRRNITIEDVGNVAAFMLSDLAAGVTGEITHVDGGFSTVVPGMED; from the coding sequence ATGGGCTTTCTCGCCGGCAAGCGCATCCTGGTCACCGGGGTGCTTTCCAACCGATCCATCGCCTACGGCATCGCGCGCGCCTGTCACCAGCAAGGCGCCGAACTGGCGTTCACCTATGTGGGCGACCGCTTCAAGGACCGCGTGAGCGAGTTCGCCGCCGAATTCGGCAGCAAGATCGTGCTGCCGTGCGACGTGGCCGAGGACAGCCAGATCGAAGGCGCGTTCACCGAACTGGCCCAGCACTGGGACGGCCTGGACGGCCTGGTCCACTCCATCGGCTTTGCCCCGCGCGAAGCCATCGCCGGCAACTTCCTCGACGGTCTGTCGCGCGAAGGCTTCCGCATCGCGCACGACATCTCGGCCTACAGCTTCGCGGCCATGGCGAAGGCTGCGCTGCCGCTGATGGAAGGCCGCAACGGTTCCGTGCTGACGCTTACCTACCTGGGCGCCGAGCGCGTCGTGCCCAACTACAACACGATGGGCCTGGCCAAGGCCTCGCTGGAAGCCAGCGTGCGCTACCTGGCCACGGCGCTGGGCCCGCGCGGCATCCGCGCCAACGGCATTTCCGCCGGCCCGATCAAGACGCTGGCCGCCAGCGGCATCAAGGACTTCTCGGCCATCCTGAAGTTCGTGGAAAGCCAGTCGCCGCTGCGCCGCAATATCACCATCGAGGACGTGGGCAACGTCGCGGCCTTCATGCTGTCGGACCTGGCAGCCGGCGTGACGGGCGAAATCACCCACGTGGACGGCGGCTTCTCGACCGTCGTCCCGGGCATGGAAGACTGA
- a CDS encoding OsmC family protein, whose product MSIRVRQNAPQTLQFTATAEGHDLPLAMPQPQGEGPDPHDYFDTALGGCKAMTLMVYAQRKGLPLESVGVEVVRDAGEERKGIYRLTAKLTLHGELSDAQIDELLAVAEKCPIHKLMTAVDVQVSTLVVRPA is encoded by the coding sequence ATGAGTATCCGCGTGCGCCAGAATGCGCCTCAGACCCTGCAATTCACCGCCACGGCCGAAGGCCATGACCTGCCCCTGGCGATGCCGCAGCCGCAGGGCGAAGGGCCCGATCCGCATGACTATTTCGATACCGCGCTGGGCGGCTGCAAGGCGATGACGCTGATGGTCTATGCGCAGCGCAAGGGCTTGCCGCTGGAATCGGTGGGGGTGGAGGTGGTGCGCGATGCCGGAGAAGAGCGCAAGGGCATCTACCGCCTGACGGCCAAGCTGACGCTGCATGGCGAGCTGTCCGACGCCCAGATCGATGAACTGCTGGCGGTGGCCGAGAAATGCCCGATCCACAAGCTGATGACGGCGGTGGACGTGCAGGTGTCCACGCTGGTGGTGCGGCCGGCCTGA
- a CDS encoding tellurite resistance TerB family protein, with protein MSARQLLDQLLQSGQGLLSETTNRVQNATGGKGSSFLSGLGGGALGAGALGLLLGSKKARNIGGKVAMYGGMAALGALAYRAYGDWQRNQAGAPAAPPQTLDRLPAPEAEQHSSAVLTAMIGAAKADGHIGPEERALLETELAKLSSDAQDRRWLETELARPLDPGVVAQSAKTPEMAAEMYLASLLVVDEESYMERAYLDELARQLKLQPGLKEQLEQHAKAAVA; from the coding sequence ATGAGCGCCAGACAATTACTTGATCAACTGCTGCAGTCCGGACAAGGCCTGCTTTCCGAGACCACCAACCGCGTGCAGAACGCGACCGGCGGCAAAGGCTCCTCGTTCTTGAGCGGCCTGGGCGGCGGCGCCCTGGGCGCGGGCGCGCTGGGCCTGCTGCTGGGCAGCAAGAAGGCCCGCAATATCGGCGGCAAGGTCGCCATGTACGGCGGCATGGCCGCGCTGGGCGCACTGGCCTACCGTGCCTATGGCGACTGGCAGCGCAACCAGGCCGGCGCCCCTGCCGCCCCGCCGCAGACGCTGGACCGCCTGCCCGCGCCCGAGGCCGAGCAGCACAGCAGCGCCGTGCTCACGGCCATGATCGGCGCGGCCAAGGCCGACGGCCATATCGGCCCCGAGGAACGCGCGCTGCTGGAAACCGAGCTGGCCAAGCTGTCGTCGGACGCCCAGGACCGCCGCTGGCTGGAAACCGAGCTCGCGCGTCCGCTGGACCCCGGCGTCGTGGCGCAATCGGCCAAGACGCCGGAAATGGCCGCGGAAATGTATCTGGCCAGCCTGCTCGTCGTGGACGAGGAAAGCTATATGGAACGCGCGTACCTGGACGAACTGGCGCGCCAGCTCAAGCTGCAGCCGGGGCTGAAGGAACAGCTGGAACAGCACGCCAAGGCGGCGGTTGCCTGA